A window from Dioscorea cayenensis subsp. rotundata cultivar TDr96_F1 chromosome 10, TDr96_F1_v2_PseudoChromosome.rev07_lg8_w22 25.fasta, whole genome shotgun sequence encodes these proteins:
- the LOC120270869 gene encoding uncharacterized protein LOC120270869, translated as MALHEVYEGRYAEGKRSRGIEDYEDISQSPVHTPTPSVFTPNDSRQQSPTHETEDDDIMQVEPPSSQPWNPHTQSSSNEILRELRDQDGHRRKRERKGKKLQDSSFNMDKYIAIRECENKEYLEVLKGTQVVEKHTIEDCMKVFNEMSGIFTEEEMFKATQIFIKDKSYRELFLCLQENHKVPWLKTMFSKIE; from the exons ATGGCATTACATGAGGTTTATGAGG GGAGATATGCTGAAGGCAAACGATCTCGTGGtatagaagattatgaagatatcTCCCAATCACCAGTGCACACCCCAACtccaagtgtttttactccaaaTGATTCAAGGCAACAATCACCTACACACGAGACTGAGGATGATGATATCATGCAAGTGGAACCGCCTAGTTCTCAACCATGGAATCCTCACACtcaaagttcaagcaatgaaattCTACGGgaactaagagatcaagatggaCACAGAAGAAAAAGGGAGCGAAAAGGGAAAAAGCTGCAAGATTCATCATTCAATATGGATAAATACATTGCAATTCGAGAGTGCGAGAACAAAGAATATCTTGAAGTTCTCAAGGGCACTCAAGTAGTGGAAAAACACACAATAGAAGATTGCATGAAGGTGTTTAATGAAATGAGTGGCATTTTCACTGAAGAAGAAATGTTCAAAGCTacccaaattttcattaaagataAGAGTTATCGTGAACTCTTCTTATGTCTTCAGGAAAATCATAAAGTGCCATGGCTCAAAACGATGTTCTCTAAAATTGAGTAG
- the LOC120270217 gene encoding uncharacterized protein LOC120270217, with protein MRLHGILETVCARGARGRTRKRWSLTGNGDVLVKSFYNFLIDGGTRCPVAKFFWHCACPRKINLFNWLAWKNKILSLDNLVLRKCNKLPTATCVMCHSDIETVDHLFLTCSFTRRIWDYFTHLFRLPEPPGLMSSLWGPWRLAVQPAARDFCDLLVKALVWNVWLVRNDIIFNATVVPVFAIILKIDRMLLSWFSNCSVNFIGKIEEPMKSISHSLEFIGSRSVGATSEVGSDATPAAEVQLLSSE; from the coding sequence ATGAGGCTTCACGGTATCTTAGAGACCGTCTGCGCTCGGGGTGCGAGAGGGAGGACAAGAAAGCGTTGGTCGTTGACGGGGAATGGGGACGTTCTCGTTAAATCTTTCTACAACTTTCTCATCGATGGGGGGACGAGATGTCCGGTGGCAAAGTTCTTTTGGCATTGCGCTTGTCCAAGAAAGATCAATCTCTTTAACTGGCTTGCGTGGAAGAACAAAATTCTTTCCTTGGACAATCTTGTCTTAAGAAAATGTAATAAACTTCCTACTGCCACTTGTGTCATGTGTCATTCCGACATTGAAACGGTTGACCACCTTTTCCTTACCTGTTCTTTCACTAGGCGGATATGGGATTACTTTACTCATCTGTTTCGCCTTCCAGAACCTCCAGGGCTGATGTCCAGCCTTTGGGGTCCTTGGAGGTTGGCTGTGCAGCCTGCTGCTAGAGACTTCTGTGATTTACTTGTTAAAGCCCTTGTGTGGAATGTTTGGCTTGTTAGgaatgatattatatttaatgcCACTGTTGTGCCTGTCTTTGCTATTATTCTCAAGATTGATCGCATGCTTTTGTCTTGGTTCTCAAATTGCTCAGTTAACTTCATTGGGAAGATTGAGGAGCCCATGAAGAGTATCAGTCACAGTTTGGAGTTCATCGGTTCTCGATCAGTAGGGGCCACTTCTGAGGTCGGGTCGGATGCTACTCCTGCCGCGGAGGTGCAGCTCTTGTCTTCTGAGTAG